In the Pan paniscus chromosome 19, NHGRI_mPanPan1-v2.0_pri, whole genome shotgun sequence genome, aagtgacttgctcaaggtcacacagcaagtgagtGGCACAGCCAGGCACTCTACTAAGCTCTGCACCATGAAAAGGTAGGCAGACCTAATGAACAGGCCGGCATGGCTAGACCCGCCCAACATCTGAGCCTGCCACCCAGGATGTGACTGGGCCTTTGTCATTCATGGAGTCAGGTCTGGGATCTGTGACGCTGGGTCAGCTGAGCACCTGGCTAGTCCATCCTGGTGTCAGTTGCCTGCCCTTTAGGATCCAGGTCATGGAGAGGCTGTCATCTGGTGACATCACAGATGACAAATCATGATGACTTTGCCAAGGGAGTGACAAGGTCTCAGTTGCCGAGAAGAGGTGGAGCTGTGAGACAGCAGCAGAAAGACAAACCTCTCAGAGGCACAGGGGTGGCTGCAGCCCCAACAGCCCAGCAAAATCCCagaaggagagaggcagaggggccCTCAGTGACCAAATTGGAAGTTGCAGGCCAGGGGCTAGGCGTCCACCTGTGCCTTCCACACCATGTTATGGTTCAGAAAGCAAATGTCCAGAGGAGTGTAACAGATGCCTACTGTCTTATACTTCCctgtttttgcaatttttttctgaaattattaaaTTGCAATATAATCTGAAATTATACCATTCATGTGTTAATTATTTCCTCCACTCTTAGCATCTTATGTCTGTGATGTTAGGTCAAGATCAAGATCATACTTGATCTTGATCCTGCTGCCTGACCCAGAGTAGGTGCTAATAATATTGGTTCAATTTAAATCCCACTTCAGCTCAAACTTCAAAATGTGTAGGGGTCACTTAGGGTTACTCACTCATGGAGAATGAGCACCTTGGCTTGGTGAATAGAGGGGACAGCAGCCAGAACCCAAGCAGGGTGAGAAGACCCCACCTTCTCAGCCTCTCGCCCAGGGACACAGACATAGCCAACAGCAGCTCCGTGTCCCCAGGAGAGACAGGGAGGGGTTGAAGTAGTGCCTGCTGGCATGGAGGGCCACCTTCAATGCAGTGCTGACTTTGCAATTATGTTTTTTCTGAAAACTTGGCTTGAGAGTCTAAATTTTCTATCTATACTACAGCTAGAAATCAAAGGATgtccaaataaacaaacaaaccttttAGCTACTGCTATGGGCTGTGGTTGAATTCTGTCCTCccaattcatatgctgaaatcctaacccccagtaacTCAGAATGGGACTTTATTTCGAAGTAGGATCTTTGCAGATCTAATTAGTTAGGATGAGTTCATACTGGAGCAAGATGGTGCTTCTTATAACAGGGGAGATGTGGACACAGACATGCGCACATGCGCACAGGGAGAACGCCATGTGAAGATAAAGGCGGAGAACAAAGTGGTACATCTACAAGGCAAGGAACGTCACAGATGGCCAGCAAACCACCCGGAGCTAGGGCCGAGGCCTGGACCCcattctccctcacagccctcaagGGAACCAACCCTGGAGACACCTTGATCTCAAGACTTCCAGGATCCAGAACTGGGAGatgatacatttctattgttcaaGCCACCCTGGCTCTggtgctttgttacagcagccctggcaAAGCATGCAGCTATTTCCAGCTGTGGATCCAGCCTTGGCAAGTGAGGAAGTCACAAAGGATCTCCGTGAGAAGAAGAGGGTGGTGGTGTTCTTCTTGCTAATGGGGGTGCAGCAAACTGCTCTCTGATCACCTGCCCCTCGTCCACGCCTGCCTCCGCCCAGGCAGTTTCTGGTTCCCACACTTGGAGCCACCCTCCTTACTCACTTtcatctcccttcttttctttctagcCTGCCCCCCTCCAGGGCTCCAGACTCACCTGGCTTTGCATCAAACGTCCCAGTAGGTCTCTCCCAGCTGTGCAAATACCGAGGCTGCCTCAACACACAGGAGTGGTAACTTTGGGAAACAAGAGTAAGAAAGATACACAGGGGCAGAGGTGGAGGGGCACTTCACAGCCTGGCCAGTCACCTGGAATGGGGCCATGGTTAGCGATTTGCCAGAATGGCCAGGTATTAGGAGAGAGAACACAGACCACGGAACTGAGAGTATGATGTGGCCCAGTTAGATGGGACTACATTGACCAACCATGCCAGTTGACCCAGAAACAAAGGATTTTCCAGCATGCAGAAATTTTAGTGCTAAATTGTTGTCCATGGTGGACTAGAGCCACACACACAGGACTCTGCAAAGGGACCTGGGAACCTGTATATGGCTAGACAAGGACTCATTAGCCCGGCCCTGTGCAGACACAGCAGCAGTGCTTGTCCTGGCACTGGGAAGAGGCCATTACTGTCCATCAATAGTTTTTCCCAAGAGACTCTCTCCTACACGGGGAACAAAAAATTGAAAGAGTCATGGCTTCCCCAGCAATGCGAGGTGTTCCTGTAGGTACCTGGCCCCTTCCGAGGAACTAGTGGGACAGGAGGCAAGTACTGAGACGGAGATTGGCCTCAGCTACTTCCCACTTTGAGATGTCCAGAGTGTTCACCTGGCTTGGCTCAAGTCTCGTGGCGTTTCAGATCCTAAGAGCTATGGTTTAGGTCATCCCCTGCCACCTTccccaaaatattttctgaaagtttctttctcatcctggcttattttacacatagaaaaatgaaggccgggcatagtggctcacgcctgtaatcccagcactttgggaggcggaggcgggcggatcacctgaggtcagagttcgagaccagcctggccaagtagagtttgaaaccccatctctaatacaaatacaaaaattagccaggcatggtcatgggcacctgtaatcccagctattccagaggctgaggtgggaaaattgcttgaacttgggaggcagaagttgcagtgagccaagatcgcaccattgcactccagcctgggcaacaagaatgaaactctgtctcaaaaaaaaaaggaaatcagatcCACCTACTTATTCTCACCCTCTGGGGAAGGCAAAAGTGAgagtggaaattattttcttcacttatctggggaaactgaggcccagaaaggtttGGTGCCCTGTTCTAGCCTCCCTGTGAATCAGGGACAGAGGGGTGGCTGTCTGCAGCCCTGCCGAGGACTGCCGCTGCATTTTCCTCATTTGATGTTCACCCCCACACCCCCCGTGAGCGGCCACGGGGATAAGATCGTTCCCATCAATGTAGAAGGGACGCAGGCAGTGTCTGGAAGGGCTTACAGGGTCATCtattatgagaaagaaaatgaacataaaatgAGTTCATGTAGAAAACACAGAGGCAACAGGCCCCGGAAACATCCCTTGACTTTTGCCTGGGAATTGCCCTTTGGTCCACATAGAATCCACCGCAGGAAGAGGCCAGAAGCTTCTTCTCACCCTGTTGTCTTCTCTCTGTCCTCTCTGTCTTTTCCATCTCTACCCCTTTCCCGCCTTTATCCTTACTGTCCATTATCCTAGGGAGCTCAGATCCTTCCGTCTGCAGAGTGAGGGCTCTACAAGAAGGCAAAACTTCTCTTGCTAACATGGACCAATTCTTACAGCAACGCTTCAAAATCGATTGATCTTACAAACTCTTGCTTATGTCCTTTACATAAAATCTTTTCCCCCAAGGAAGAGAGTGGGGCAGAGAGGTGAAGAGGAATGGAAACTCCACCACTCCACCCCGCTATACTAGATGAAGCAGCTGTGTCTCAGAAACAGGGCACTCAGGCTCTCTGGCTCCCAGGGATTAGAGAACAAGGCACAGAACAGCCCCTCCCCCAGAATCACAGGACCGCCAACTTGGCAGATGCATCCAAGGGCACCCTGACTCCTCTGCCACGTGGATTGTAGGTCCCTGCGATGAGCAGCCCAATTAACAGTGATGTCAGACTGTTTGGGTCCAGATCATTCCTGAGCCATGAAACAGTTAAGAAATATCCTGCCCCACTGGCTGCCGTGCTCATAAAGGTAGACCCACGTGTACTTCCCTGTGGCTCCAAGACGCGCCGGCTCGCTCATTTGCTCACACCCAGCAGGCAGAGAAGGCAGCAGCAGGCAGGACCGCCACCCTCCCATGCAAATCACCCCCGGGAGTGCAGCTGGGCTCCTCCCGCTCCTCCTGGGCAATGCTCCTGGGGAGTCTGTGGGGAAGATGCCATCCAGGGCGCTGTGCGCTCTTCCTCATCCTCGCCCTCCTGCTGGACGCGGTTGGCCTGGTCCTTTTGCTGCTGGGAATCTTGGCCCCCCTGAGTTCCTGGGACTTCTTCATCTACACAGGTGCCCTGATCCTGGCTTTCAGCCTACTGCTCTGGATCATCTGGTATTCCCTCAACATTGAGGTGTCTCCTGAAAAACTGGACCTGTAGTTTGGCCatgggaagaggagaagagacacagGTGCTGTATGCAGACATGTCTGTGAACCTGGGGCTCTTGGGCAGCAACACGTTGCAGCTTCCACCTAGCAAGCCACGCCGGGACCAGGTGAGTGCACACAAGACCTACCTGGCAGGGTGGCCAGAGAGGCTTGGACAAGCAAGGGCAAGACCAGGCCTCCTGAGGCTGCATAAGCAAATAGCCAGACACTGCACCCTGACTGGGGATCCTGTGGCCCTGGCCTCAGGTCCTGCTGGGGTGGCCAGCCAAGAGGACGTGGGGCAGGTGTTTTCTCCTCCGGGCCCTTTTCCTCGCAGAGGCTGGAAAGAGAGTCTCAACAGCCCCTTCCACCCCTGATATGCCACGAACGATCCTGGCTTCTGGGCACAATGGGAAGTTATCCCTTTACCTTGGAACTTGGGGACAAAAAGACCCCATCTGGGTTCTCTGTTGGGAAGAATCTCTGCTGGGGAGAAAAGTCTTTAGCACAGGAGAGGACGGAAAGTTCCCCAATGACTCTTGTGCCCTTGCATGCATGAAGGGGTGTGAACTGGGCCACGGTAAAAGCAAACAGAGCAGAACCACCCAGAACGGCCCCTCTCATTCACTTCCTCCCTGCACCTGCCCAGATGGGATACATGAAGCGGGGTAGGGACTACTCGCCTCCATGCCCACTCAGTGCACACACCTCCTCTCTCTGCAGtattcccaccccaccctcactcACACTCACACGCAGCCAACACATGTGCCCAGCCAGTCTCCAAGACCCAGAAGTCAAGAAAGTTTGGCTTCATGGATTTCATCCGCTGAGTTGCATGTCACAGCTCAGTCTATCGCGTGCAACCAAAGAGGCAGAGAGTTGTAAGATTTTTTTCACATCAAGACAGAGTCCCAGAGATAGCGTGGTCTGGTCCTTACAACCCTGAATTAGAGATGGACAGCTGTCTCCAGGGGACTGAAGTCAGAGCCACGGTCCACTGGGCAGCCATACCCTCCTCCC is a window encoding:
- the TMEM238L gene encoding transmembrane protein 238-like codes for the protein MLLGSLWGRCHPGRCALFLILALLLDAVGLVLLLLGILAPLSSWDFFIYTGALILAFSLLLWIIWYSLNIEVSPEKLDL